One window from the genome of Gadus macrocephalus chromosome 7, ASM3116895v1 encodes:
- the hyou1 gene encoding hypoxia up-regulated protein 1 isoform X1, with protein sequence MRRKLAVCALFCVVLAMLPSHSASVAVMSVDLGSEWMKIAIVKPGVPMEIALNSESRRKTPIAVCLKETERLFGDNALGVSVKNPKLVYRHLQSLLGKKHDNPQVGLYQKTFPEHQLLEDPVRGTPYFKYADDLNYTPEELLGMVLNYSRGLAQDFAEQPIKDAVITVPCFFNQAERRAVLKVANMAGVKVLQLINDNTAVAINYGVFRRKDIDSTPKNIMFYDMGASSTTATIVTYQTVKTKDMGVQPQVQVRGVGFDRGLGGFELDLRLRDHLAKLFNQQKKSKKDVRENHRAMAKLLKEAQRLKMVLSANAEFTAQVEGLMDDIDFKARVSRVDFEAMCADLFERVSRPVQDALATAEMTAESIEQVILVGGSTRVPKVQEVLLKAVNKEELGKNINADEAAAMGAVYQAAALSKAFKVKPFLVRDATVYPIQVEFTRETDEDGAKTVKHNKRILFQRMAPYPQRKVITFNRYTDDFSFEINYGDLTYLGEEDLGVFGSLNLTTVKLSEVGSSFLKHTDAESKGIKAHFNMDDSGVLLLDRVESVFETIVEEKEEESTLTKLGNTISNLFGGGSAEPSLNATESVQEEEEVPLEAGKEEEEEEAEKKKKTEEEPEQPKEEQEAPKEAEGEEKEKKPEEAEKAPVEEEEAAQEKNDSDSGNADAQGEKKEEQTGDAEAEKEAEKTEQKPQKKTKISEEIAVELLANDISDPTAEDILSSNKKLQDLTNRDLAKQERERMLNNLEAFIFETQDKLNQKEYKQAVGEEEKEKIVAKLRESSEWMDEEGYAATTKELREKLSELKTLCKALFFRVDERRKRPDRLAALTSMLNTSSYFLRSAKLIPEDDQIFTDVELKTLEKVINDTTTWKTETVAEQEKRSLAERPVLLSKDLEAKLALLDREVNYLLNKAKFAKPKAKPKAKNATSSSSEKSAKANATAEEKVIPPAAAATGEEEATVKDSEAAPEALPEAAPPTEATVEGVEDSASQSKPTDDAATESPKANTDNHVGDEL encoded by the exons ATGAGGAGGAAGCTGGCGGTGTGCGCGCTTTTCTGCGTGGTTCTGGCGATGTTGCCTTCCCACTCAG CCTCCGTAGCTGTAATGTCAGTTGACCTGGGCAGTGAGTGGATGAAAATCGCCATTGTCAAACCAGGTGTGCCGATGGAGATTGCGCTGAACAG TGAGTCGAGGAGGAAAACGCCGATAGCCGTGTGCTTAAAGGAAACCGAGAGGCTCTTTGGAGACAACGCCTTAGGAGTG TCTGTGAAGAACCCCAAGCTGGTGTACAGGCACCTCCAGAGCCTCCTGGGCAAGAAGCATGACAACCCGCAGGTTGGGCTCTACCAGAAGACGTTCCCTGAGCACCAGCTCCTGGAGGACCCCGTCAGGGGCACCCCGTACTTCAAATACGCAGA CGATCTCAATTACACTCCCGAGGAACTCCTCGGGATGGTCCTGAATTATTCTCGTGGGCTGGCGCAGGACTTTGCAG AGCAACCCATCAAAGACGCAGTGATCACCGTGCCGTGCTTCTTCAACCAGGCCGAGCGCCGGGCGGTGCTGAAGGTAGCCAACATGGCGGGCGTTAAGGTGCTGCAGCTCATCAACGACAACACCGCTGTGGCCATCAACTACGGGGTGTTCAGGAGGAAGGACATCGACAGCACGCCCAAG AATATCATGTTCTACGACATGGGAGCCAGCAGCACCACGGCCACCATCGTCACCTACCAGACGGTGAAGACCAAGGACATGGGCGTGCAGCCTCAAGTACAGGTCCGCGGAGTGGG GTTCGACCGCGGTCTGGGGGGCTTCGAGCTGGACCTGCGCCTGCGGGACCACCTGGCCAAGCTGTTCAACCAGCAGAAGAAGAGCAAGAAGGACGTGCGGGAGAACCACCGGGCCATGGCCAAGCTCCTGAAGGAGGCCCAGAGACTCAAGATGGTGCTCAGCGCCAACGCAGAGTTCACCGCACAG GTGGAAGGTCTGATGGACGACATCGACTTCAAAGCCAGGGTGTCCAGGGTGGACTTTGAGGCCATGTGCGCCGACCTGTTTGAGAGGGTCTCGCGGCCCGTGCAGGACGCCCTCGCCACAGCAGAGATGACAGCG GAGAGCATCGAGCAGGTGATCCTGGTGGGCGGGTCCACGCGGGTGCCCAAGGTTCAGGAGGTGCTCCTCAAGGCTGTGAATAA AGAGGAGCTGGGTAAGAACATCAACGCTGATGAGGCGGCGGCCATGGGCGCCGTGTACCAGGCGGCGGCCCTCAGCAAGGCCTTCAAGGTGAAGCCCTTCCTGGTGCGAGATGCCACCGTCTACCCCATCCAG GTGGAGTTCACCCGCGAGACGGACGAGGACGGCGCCAAGACTGTGAAGCACAACAAGCGCATCCTCTTCCAGAGGATGGCGCCCTACCCCCAACGCAAGGTCATCACCTTCAACCGCTACACCGACGACTTCAGCTTTGAGATCAACTACGGCGACCTAACCTACCTGGGAGAAGAGGACCTGGG GGTGTTTGGCTCACTGAACCTGACCACAGTCAAGCTGTCGGAGGTGGGCAGCAGCTTCCTGAAGCACACCGACGCCGAGTCCAAGGGCATCAAGGCCCACTTCAACATGGACGACAGCGGTGTGCTTCTCCTGGACCGG GTTGAGTCCGTCTTTGAAACAattgtggaggagaaggaggaggagtcaacGCTAACAA AACTGGGAAATACCATTTCTAACCTGTTTGGGGGTGGATCTGCAGAACCGAGCCTGAATGCGACCGAGTCTGTCCAG gaagaggaggaggttccTCTAGAGGCgggaaaagaggaggaggaagaggaggcggagaagaagaagaagacggaggaggaaccagagcagcccaaggaggagcaggaggctccaaaggaggcggagggggaggagaaggagaagaagccagaggaggcagagaaggcccctgttgaggaggaggaggcagcgcAGGAGAAGAACGACTCGGACAGTGGGAACGCCGACGCTCAG ggagagaagaaggaagagcaGACCGGAGATGCTGAGGCAGAGAAGGAAGCAGAGAAAACAGAGCAGAAACCACAGAAGAAGACCAAGATCTCTGAGGAGATCGCTGTTGAACTTCTCGCCAACGACATCTCTGATCCCACCGCAGAAGATATCCTTTCTTCAAACAAAAA ACTACAGGACCTGACCAACAGAGACCTGGCCAAGCAGGAAAGGGAAAGGATGCTTAACAATCTGGAAGCTTTCATCTTTGAAACGCAG GACAAGTTGAACCAGAAGGAGTACAAGCAGgccgtgggggaggaggagaaggagaagatcgTGGCCAAGCTGCGCGAGTCGTCGGAGTGGATGGACGAGGAGGGCTACGCGGCCACCACCAAGGAGCTGCGGGAGAAGCTGTCGGAGCTGAAGACCCTCTGCAAGGCGCTCTTCTTCAGGGTGGACGAGCGGCGCAAGCGGCCCGACCGGCTGGCTGCGCTCACCAGCATGCTCAACACGTCCAGCTACTTCCTGCG gagtgccaaattgattccaGAGGATGACCAGATCTTCACTGATGTGGAGCTGAAGACGTTGGAAAAAGTGATCAACGACACCACG ACGTGGAAGACGGAGACGGTGGCGGAGCAGGAGAAGCGCTCGCTGGCGGAGCGGCCCGTGCTGCTCTCCAAGGACCTGGAGGCCAAGCTGGCGCTGCTGGACCGCGAGGTCAACTACCTGCTGAACAAGGCGAAGTTCGCCAAGCCCAAGGCCAAGCCCAAGGCCAAGAacgccaccagctcctcctccgagAAGTCGGCCAAGGCCAACGCCACGGCCGAGGAGAAGGTcatcccccccgccgccgccgccacgggagaggaggaggccacCGTCAAGGACagcg AGGCCGCCCCAGAAGCCCTGCCGGAGGCGGCTCCACCCACCGAGGCCACGGTAGAAGGCGTGGAAGACTCGGCCAGCCAATCAAAACCCACTGACGATGCGGCAACGG aATCCCCGAAGGCAAACACTGACAACCACGTGGGCGATGAATTATAA
- the hyou1 gene encoding hypoxia up-regulated protein 1 isoform X2, with product MRRKLAVCALFCVVLAMLPSHSASVAVMSVDLGSEWMKIAIVKPGVPMEIALNSESRRKTPIAVCLKETERLFGDNALGVSVKNPKLVYRHLQSLLGKKHDNPQVGLYQKTFPEHQLLEDPVRGTPYFKYADDLNYTPEELLGMVLNYSRGLAQDFAEQPIKDAVITVPCFFNQAERRAVLKVANMAGVKVLQLINDNTAVAINYGVFRRKDIDSTPKNIMFYDMGASSTTATIVTYQTVKTKDMGVQPQVQVRGVGFDRGLGGFELDLRLRDHLAKLFNQQKKSKKDVRENHRAMAKLLKEAQRLKMVLSANAEFTAQVEGLMDDIDFKARVSRVDFEAMCADLFERVSRPVQDALATAEMTAESIEQVILVGGSTRVPKVQEVLLKAVNKEELGKNINADEAAAMGAVYQAAALSKAFKVKPFLVRDATVYPIQVEFTRETDEDGAKTVKHNKRILFQRMAPYPQRKVITFNRYTDDFSFEINYGDLTYLGEEDLGVFGSLNLTTVKLSEVGSSFLKHTDAESKGIKAHFNMDDSGVLLLDRVESVFETIVEEKEEESTLTKLGNTISNLFGGGSAEPSLNATESVQEEEEVPLEAGKEEEEEEAEKKKKTEEEPEQPKEEQEAPKEAEGEEKEKKPEEAEKAPVEEEEAAQEKNDSDSGNADAQGEKKEEQTGDAEAEKEAEKTEQKPQKKTKISEEIAVELLANDISDPTAEDILSSNKKLQDLTNRDLAKQERERMLNNLEAFIFETQDKLNQKEYKQAVGEEEKEKIVAKLRESSEWMDEEGYAATTKELREKLSELKTLCKALFFRVDERRKRPDRLAALTSMLNTSSYFLRSAKLIPEDDQIFTDVELKTLEKVINDTTTWKTETVAEQEKRSLAERPVLLSKDLEAKLALLDREVNYLLNKAKFAKPKAKPKAKNATSSSSEKSAKANATAEEKVIPPAAAATGEEEATVKDSEALPEAAPPTEATVEGVEDSASQSKPTDDAATESPKANTDNHVGDEL from the exons ATGAGGAGGAAGCTGGCGGTGTGCGCGCTTTTCTGCGTGGTTCTGGCGATGTTGCCTTCCCACTCAG CCTCCGTAGCTGTAATGTCAGTTGACCTGGGCAGTGAGTGGATGAAAATCGCCATTGTCAAACCAGGTGTGCCGATGGAGATTGCGCTGAACAG TGAGTCGAGGAGGAAAACGCCGATAGCCGTGTGCTTAAAGGAAACCGAGAGGCTCTTTGGAGACAACGCCTTAGGAGTG TCTGTGAAGAACCCCAAGCTGGTGTACAGGCACCTCCAGAGCCTCCTGGGCAAGAAGCATGACAACCCGCAGGTTGGGCTCTACCAGAAGACGTTCCCTGAGCACCAGCTCCTGGAGGACCCCGTCAGGGGCACCCCGTACTTCAAATACGCAGA CGATCTCAATTACACTCCCGAGGAACTCCTCGGGATGGTCCTGAATTATTCTCGTGGGCTGGCGCAGGACTTTGCAG AGCAACCCATCAAAGACGCAGTGATCACCGTGCCGTGCTTCTTCAACCAGGCCGAGCGCCGGGCGGTGCTGAAGGTAGCCAACATGGCGGGCGTTAAGGTGCTGCAGCTCATCAACGACAACACCGCTGTGGCCATCAACTACGGGGTGTTCAGGAGGAAGGACATCGACAGCACGCCCAAG AATATCATGTTCTACGACATGGGAGCCAGCAGCACCACGGCCACCATCGTCACCTACCAGACGGTGAAGACCAAGGACATGGGCGTGCAGCCTCAAGTACAGGTCCGCGGAGTGGG GTTCGACCGCGGTCTGGGGGGCTTCGAGCTGGACCTGCGCCTGCGGGACCACCTGGCCAAGCTGTTCAACCAGCAGAAGAAGAGCAAGAAGGACGTGCGGGAGAACCACCGGGCCATGGCCAAGCTCCTGAAGGAGGCCCAGAGACTCAAGATGGTGCTCAGCGCCAACGCAGAGTTCACCGCACAG GTGGAAGGTCTGATGGACGACATCGACTTCAAAGCCAGGGTGTCCAGGGTGGACTTTGAGGCCATGTGCGCCGACCTGTTTGAGAGGGTCTCGCGGCCCGTGCAGGACGCCCTCGCCACAGCAGAGATGACAGCG GAGAGCATCGAGCAGGTGATCCTGGTGGGCGGGTCCACGCGGGTGCCCAAGGTTCAGGAGGTGCTCCTCAAGGCTGTGAATAA AGAGGAGCTGGGTAAGAACATCAACGCTGATGAGGCGGCGGCCATGGGCGCCGTGTACCAGGCGGCGGCCCTCAGCAAGGCCTTCAAGGTGAAGCCCTTCCTGGTGCGAGATGCCACCGTCTACCCCATCCAG GTGGAGTTCACCCGCGAGACGGACGAGGACGGCGCCAAGACTGTGAAGCACAACAAGCGCATCCTCTTCCAGAGGATGGCGCCCTACCCCCAACGCAAGGTCATCACCTTCAACCGCTACACCGACGACTTCAGCTTTGAGATCAACTACGGCGACCTAACCTACCTGGGAGAAGAGGACCTGGG GGTGTTTGGCTCACTGAACCTGACCACAGTCAAGCTGTCGGAGGTGGGCAGCAGCTTCCTGAAGCACACCGACGCCGAGTCCAAGGGCATCAAGGCCCACTTCAACATGGACGACAGCGGTGTGCTTCTCCTGGACCGG GTTGAGTCCGTCTTTGAAACAattgtggaggagaaggaggaggagtcaacGCTAACAA AACTGGGAAATACCATTTCTAACCTGTTTGGGGGTGGATCTGCAGAACCGAGCCTGAATGCGACCGAGTCTGTCCAG gaagaggaggaggttccTCTAGAGGCgggaaaagaggaggaggaagaggaggcggagaagaagaagaagacggaggaggaaccagagcagcccaaggaggagcaggaggctccaaaggaggcggagggggaggagaaggagaagaagccagaggaggcagagaaggcccctgttgaggaggaggaggcagcgcAGGAGAAGAACGACTCGGACAGTGGGAACGCCGACGCTCAG ggagagaagaaggaagagcaGACCGGAGATGCTGAGGCAGAGAAGGAAGCAGAGAAAACAGAGCAGAAACCACAGAAGAAGACCAAGATCTCTGAGGAGATCGCTGTTGAACTTCTCGCCAACGACATCTCTGATCCCACCGCAGAAGATATCCTTTCTTCAAACAAAAA ACTACAGGACCTGACCAACAGAGACCTGGCCAAGCAGGAAAGGGAAAGGATGCTTAACAATCTGGAAGCTTTCATCTTTGAAACGCAG GACAAGTTGAACCAGAAGGAGTACAAGCAGgccgtgggggaggaggagaaggagaagatcgTGGCCAAGCTGCGCGAGTCGTCGGAGTGGATGGACGAGGAGGGCTACGCGGCCACCACCAAGGAGCTGCGGGAGAAGCTGTCGGAGCTGAAGACCCTCTGCAAGGCGCTCTTCTTCAGGGTGGACGAGCGGCGCAAGCGGCCCGACCGGCTGGCTGCGCTCACCAGCATGCTCAACACGTCCAGCTACTTCCTGCG gagtgccaaattgattccaGAGGATGACCAGATCTTCACTGATGTGGAGCTGAAGACGTTGGAAAAAGTGATCAACGACACCACG ACGTGGAAGACGGAGACGGTGGCGGAGCAGGAGAAGCGCTCGCTGGCGGAGCGGCCCGTGCTGCTCTCCAAGGACCTGGAGGCCAAGCTGGCGCTGCTGGACCGCGAGGTCAACTACCTGCTGAACAAGGCGAAGTTCGCCAAGCCCAAGGCCAAGCCCAAGGCCAAGAacgccaccagctcctcctccgagAAGTCGGCCAAGGCCAACGCCACGGCCGAGGAGAAGGTcatcccccccgccgccgccgccacgggagaggaggaggccacCGTCAAGGACagcg AAGCCCTGCCGGAGGCGGCTCCACCCACCGAGGCCACGGTAGAAGGCGTGGAAGACTCGGCCAGCCAATCAAAACCCACTGACGATGCGGCAACGG aATCCCCGAAGGCAAACACTGACAACCACGTGGGCGATGAATTATAA